The following proteins are encoded in a genomic region of Phragmites australis chromosome 9, lpPhrAust1.1, whole genome shotgun sequence:
- the LOC133929415 gene encoding uncharacterized protein LOC133929415, whose amino-acid sequence MRFTASPVVELPVGGAVLTFEQDNDSFEVGTSVWPSSLVLVKFAERCLRDPALPFADVLRFPGTRAVELGSGCGPAGLGLSRLGLTDFVLTDIAAVLPALRRNLRRNRCHLPRAPRLAQLHWNCPAHLASLASPRRFDLVVAADVVYVQESVPHLVAAMDALADAERGMVLLGYQIRSPEAHQAFWDAVPAAFPVIEKVPREHLDPDYAYEESDVYILRRRPRQ is encoded by the coding sequence ATGCGGTTCACGGCGTCTCCGGTGGTGGAGCTGCCGGTGGGCGGCGCCGTGCTGACGTTCGAGCAGGACAACGACTCCTTCGAGGTGGGCACCTCCGTGTGGCCCTCCTCCCTCGTCCTCGTCAAGTTTGCCGAGCGCTGCCTCCGCGACCCGGCCCTCCCTTTCGCCGACGTGCTCCGGTTCCCCGGCACCCGCGCCGTGGAGCTCGGCTCCGGGTGCGGCCCGGCCGGACTCGGCCTCTCCCGCCTCGGCCTCACCGATTTCGTCCTCACCGACATCGCCGCCGTCCTCCCCGCGCTCCGCCGCAACCTCCGGCGCAACCGCTGCCACCTCCCCCGCGCGCCccgcctcgcgcagctccactGGAACTGCCCCGCGCACCTCGCCTCGCTCGCCTCCCCGCGCCGCTTCGACCTCGTCGTCGCCGCAGACGTTGTCTACGTCCAGGAGTCCGTACCGCACCTCGTCGCGGCTATGGACGCGCTCGCCGACGCCGAGCGCGGCATGGTGCTTCTCGGGTACCAGATCCGGTCGCCCGAGGCGCACCAGGCATTTTGGgacgccgtccccgccgcctTCCCGGTGATCGAGAAGGTGCCGCGGGAGCACCTCGACCCTGACTATGCCTACGAGGAATCCGATGTTTACATACTCCGCAGGAGGCCACGGCAATGA